atatttaaagaaacatgctaagagaacacattgtttatctgaaaaacaatgttaaagCCAGtcattctcctttgaaaatgtgcgttctgTGCTGGAATATCTGTAAGTTATATACTGGCGCCCCCAGTTTGCCGTGTGGTGGGAAAAAGCGTGTTttatttcagtcatgaaggctgtgTTAATGTACGGATGTGAGCTCAGGGGACAGTGGCAGCCACTGAAATGGCATGCTGATTCAGAGTtacatgaggtggtttttaattagcaaataataaagGTGTAACTGATCACAGTTGATCCGTGATTTGTACGAATCATAACCTAATGTTAGTTTTTAATTTATCCATCatttgtaacgatcgcagagagatcgcctcttgcgtcaaaaatataatgatgacggaaaaagttgtggtgggttattggggatgtggtgggtttcttaggttattaaaggtgttttctgtcactacttgtttagcctgcattaatgatGTCAAAGTAAGCTGCAcgtttaatcattaaaagatcgggatctcaataccccccccccccccctacataAATTATGAATGATGCTGATTTGCATATGATTATTAATCCTCCGaatcactgcattcaaatctgtgtttgaacagtctttagtcttttgagttagttatggagttacaaacagtcaaataagaCAGAAGTACTGgaaaaacagtttatagtttagataaaagcACATATTTTTATGGTGAAgtttaaaatcaccatcatatgcatttaacttgacacttaaaaatgaaagttgtaggcagtaattacattatttaaccaatagggggcgacaaccagccatcaaaattatgccactgaataattcttcaaaaatgatcatctagcaatgaaacaaagttttctgagtgaatcattgaatcattcattcattcattttcttttttggcttagtctctttattatctggggtcgccacagcggaatgaactgccaacttatccagcacatttttacgcagcgaatgcccttccagccgcaacccatcactgggaaacatccattcacattcattcacacacatacactacggacaatttagcttacccaattcgcctgtaccacatgtctttggactgtggggggaaaccggagcacccagaggaaacccacacgaacgcagggagaacatgcaaactccatcactgaatcatttattgaaaataagactaaaataaatatgagttgtacaaattataatgttagatttatacatgtAGTGTTaacagcaacagtagtagtaacagtgattttttttttttacaatattttacaaattatttttattcagctgattatttcttcattttacttCTATTAAAATTACAGTTTCAaatttctgtttgttaaaaccaaaagtgtcttacGGTGCTGTtcttgtaataaatggaaagcaaattacatttgtcccCTCCCTTTTtagctgatctgaaaaatggttcAATCCGGGACTAAAAAAACatgatccgaaccatgagatttgtgagaTTCGTTACACcaatagcaaataataaaaacatcacaaatgtaaacattagctttGAAGCTTAAAGTGTAAAGGCTCATTCACACTGAACATGTCTTAGTTTCTAAGCACACAGAATCAGCACAAACCAAGAGGGCATTTGGACACGGCCACTGAGTGCTCGTAAACAAGAAACTTGCAACAGTTGTCCTGCCTCCACGTTCTCCTGACTGGTCCACTACTGATAAGCTGCACTGCGTGTGAAATTTGAAGATCTTTTAACTTCACACGGCATCTAAAAAACACAGCCTTCACGTTTGCGATGCTTCAAAGGACTTGAGATGCAAATAAACAATATGatgaacaatataaaagtagCACATTGGAAAGAGAAAACATGTTCTGTATGAACCACCCCTAAGGCTCGTTTCTGTTGgagtcatcaatctggcaacctgcaatGTTTGCAAATCCTTCTGCAATGTTTTAATATTCACCTGCAATACCTTGTTCATCCACTAGTGTTgatcctacatactgcacctttaatgactTTCCGTGATGTTCCTTCTCTTCAAACAGCAGTAGTCCAAAGCAGAACGTGGGGCAGAAGAGGCTCAGATCCAGCACTGACAATGAAGCAAAAGACGACAATCAAGTAAAGGTAGAAGTGGAGGAGGTTGAAAAGAAGAAAGCCAAACTCAGCCAGAATGAAACAGACAACAACAAAGAACAGTCCGTCTCTGCTGACCCAGGTAGAGCTTCATGTACAACATATAATGCTTGTGTAATGCTTTTTTAGGCAATAATAAAACAGACAATGTGTGTATTTCTACAGTTGACGAGAAATCTGAGGAGACCATGGAGACAGACACGCCCCCACCACAACAACAAGAACATCAAGAGTGCATGGAGGCGGAGCTCTCTGCGTCAGACCCCACCTCCAGCAGTGACATCACAACACAGCAAAGAGAAGAAGAACCCAGCGACGTCACCTCTTCCACACAGTCCACAAACAGCGTGACTCTGGGCGGTGATGTTGCCTCTCAGCCTGAAGACGTCACTCAAAGCTGTGACGTTCAAATCAAGCCTGAGGACATCACTCCAACTGATCGCACTGATGCTCAACCGAGTGACGTCACGTCCCATCTGTGCTCCAGTGACATCACTGCTACTGACATGACTTCCCTTGTGTCTGTAAGCAGCAGTTACTCCTCTAAACACAGCGTTAGCTCTGCCTACACTTGTGATGGCACCACAAAACCCAGCGACAGCATCAACCTTAGTCCATGTGTGCCTAGCATTAATGTTGCCCATATTTCTGATGTCCAGCCAGAACCTAGTGACATCATCGTTAGCCTTAAACAGAATTTCAGTGCTAGCTCCACCTATACCTGTGACATTCAGTCAGATCTAAGCAACATCACCGTCGACCCTGAACACAAGCCCAGCATTAACTCCACCCACATCATCAATGTCCAATCAGAAACCAGTAACATCACCATCAGCTCGGAACACAAGCCAAGCACTAGTTCCACTCCTATGAGTGATGTCCAATCAGAAACCAGCTCTAAATATGAGCCTGGCAATAACAATGTTTGTGATGTCAAACACAGTGACATAACTGTGAGCCCAGTAAATAAGCCTGGCATTAACTCCGCTCACACATCTGATATCCAACCAGAACCCAGCGAATGTGAGTCCAGCACAAACTCAGACCACATCTGTGATGTCCAATCAGAAGTCAATGACATCACCATCAACTCTAAAGATGAGCCCAGCATCAACTTTGCACTCTCCTTTAATGTCCAACCAGAGCCCAGTGACAACACCATCAGCCTTACACATAAACCTGATATCAGCTCCACCAGTGCTTCTAATGTCCAATCAGGACCCGGCAACATCACCGACAGCCATATATATGACCCTGATTTTAACTCCACCCACACCTGTGATGTCCAATCAGAAGCCAACAACAGCCCTAAACACAAGCTTCCTATTAACTCTGCCCAGATCTATGAGGTCCAATCAGCACCCATCGACATCTCCATCTGCTCTAAACAGGAGACTAGCATTAACTCCACCCAAATTTATTATACCCAATCAGAACCCAGCGACATCTCCATCTGCTCTAAACAGGAGACTAGCATTAACTCCACCCAAATTTATTATACCCAATCAGAACCCAGCGACATCTCCATCTGCTCTAAACAGGAGACTAGCATTAACTTCACCCAAATTGATGATGCCCAGTCAGAACCCAGCGACATCTCCAGCAGCAATAAACAGGAGACTAGCATAAACTCCACCCAAATTTATTATACCCAATCAGAACCCAGCGACATCTCCATCTGCTCTAAACAGGAGACTAGCATTAACTCTACCCAAATTGATGATGCCCAGTCAGAACCCAGTGACATCTCCATCTGCTCTAAACAGGAGACTAGCATTAACTCCACCCAAATTGATGATGCCCAGTCAGAACCCAGTGACATCTCCATCAACTCTAAACAGGAAACTAGCATTAACTCCGCCCAAATTGATGATGTCCAATCAGAACCCTGCAACATCTCCATTAGCTCTAAACAGGAAACTAGCATAAACTCCGCCCAAATTGATGATGTCCAATCAGAACCCTGCGACATCTCCATCAGCAATAAACAGGAGACCAGCATGGACTCTGCCCAAATTGATGATGTCCAATCAGAAACCAGCGACATCTCCATCAACTCTAAACAGGAAACTAGCATTAACTCCACCCAAATTGATGATGTCCAATCAGAACCCTGCAACATCTCCATTAGCTCTAACCAGGAGACCAGCATTAACTCCGCCCTAATTTATGATGCCCAATTAGAACCCAGCGACATCTCCATTAGCTCTAAACAGGAGACCAGCATTAACTCCGCCCAAATGTTCGATGTCCAATCAGAACCTTGCAACATCTTCATCAGCTCTAACCAGGAGATCAGCATTAACTCCACCCAAATTGATGATGTCCAATCAGATCCCAGCGACATCTCCATCGGCTCTAAACAGTTGACCAGCATTAACTCCGCCCAAATTGATGATGTCCAATCAAAACCCAGTGACATCTCCATCAGCTCTAAAAACAAGCCCAGCATTAACTCCACTCAAATTGATGATGCCCAATCAGAACCCTGCGACATCTCCATCAGCAATAAACAGGAGACCAGCATTAACTCCACCCAAATTGATGATGTCCAATCAGAACCCTGCGACATCTCCATCAGCAATAAACAGGAGACCAGCATTAACTCCACCCAAATTGATGATGTCCAATCAGAACCCTGCGACATCTCCATCAGCTCTAAACAGGAGCCCAGCATTAACTCCGCCCAAATTGATGATATCCAATCAGAACCCTGCAACATCTCTATCAGCTTTGAACACAAGCCCAGTATTAACTCCGCCCAAATTTCTAATGTCCAATCAGAACCCAGCGATTTCTCTATCAGCTCAAGACACAAGCCCAGCATTGACTCCACCCAAATGTATGATGTCCAATCAGCGCCCAGCGGACTCACCATCAGCTATAAACAGAAGACCAGCATTAACTCCGCCCAAATGTATGAGGTCCAATCAGAACCCAGCGACTTTTCTGTCAGCTCTAAACACAAGCCCAGTATTGACTCCATTCACATGTATGATGATGTCCAGATGAAATCCAGTAACTTCATGGTCCGCCGAACTCCCGAACCCACCTATAAGATCATCCCAGAGCCCAGCAGCAGTGTGAGTGTAAATGTGTCAGAGTCAGGCTTGAGCTCTGTGTTAGCGAGCGTCAGTCAGGGCTCAGTTCAACACATCTTCCAGAGGACACTGAGTCCTGCCGAGGTGCTGCACGTCCACAGCTACGCTAAAGGAGATTACAGCGATATTGAGCCACGCATTCAGCATGAGAGAGACAGTGATTCTGATAGCGAGTCTCAAGAGGACAACAAGGTGCGTACAATGCCTGCTTTCTCGATGTTTAAGCACTAAAGTattagaccaggcatgggcaaactcgatcctcgagggccggtgtccctgcagagttttgctccaacactaatcaaacacacctgaacaccctaattagtgtcttcaagatctctagaaagctacaagcaggtgtgtttgattagggttggtgcaaaactatgcagggacaccggccctccaggatcgagtttgcccatccctgtattAGACTATAGCAGAGATTCGATATTTTTGAATGGATGACATtgctatggacccttttcacaatgggagagtataacaaataatttttttgctatactatttgctgaaatattaaaagaaaaactccacgatggcgtcctcaagactttcagaaaaaggaaaacaatagtgtgagactgataacgacagccagaagagagaacaatgtcaaatttattgTCTTGCCCCATATacactgcattacaaacacctcagGCAAGTGgtcattcattttttgtaattttatacaAAGgtgaaatgaagagttcagatgcaaaagccgctaaacgtcaCTTCCGCCAAACATGAggtaatgacattgagtgaatgctttaggctgGTACTACATGTTCACCatatagatttgcttctaatcatccaaatcccagcgtcagcgcattcagaaataatagtttgttggcaaaagccgctaaacgccacttgcctttgacagcaaaaaccGCTacatcccgagaaccaatcagaaacCCTGAATCGaatcatgttttcaatgtagcagcgctcTGATACGCTGACTTTCATCACCCACACCTGTGATGTCCAATCAGAAGCCAACAACAGCCCTAAACACAAGCTTCCTATTAACTCTGCCCCGATCTATGAGGTCCAATCAGCACCCAGCGACATCTCCATCTGCTCTAAACAGGAGACTAGCATTAACTCCACCCAAATTTATTATACCCAATCAGAACCCAGCGACATTTCCATCAGCTCCCAACAGGACACTAGCATTAACTCCACCCAAATTATTATACCCAATCAGAACCCAGCGACATCTCCATCTGCTCTAAACAGGAGCCTAGCATTAACTCCACCCAAATTGATGATGTCCAATCAGAACCCAGTGACATCTCCATCAAATCTAAACAGGAAACTAGCATTAACTCCACCCAAATTGATGATGTCCAATCAGAACCCTGCAACATCTCCATTAGCTCTAAACAGGAGACCAGCATGAACTCCGCCCAAATTGATGATGTCCAATCAGAACCCTGCAACATCTCCATTAGCTCTAAACAGGAGACCAGTATTAACTCCGCCCAAATTGATGATGTCCAATCagaaacgccacttccgccaaaaatgagctaatgacattgagtgaatgctttaggctgGTACTACATGTTCACCatatagatttgcttctaatcatccaaatcccagcgtcagcgcattcagaaataacagtttgttggcaaaagccgctaaatgccacttgcctttgacagcaaaaatTGCTacatcccgagaaccaatcagaaacCCTGAATCGAATCATaatttcaatgtagcagcgctcTGATACGCTgacttttatgaggagactgtttcaTTCcgcttttgatttagattttaaaacatGGTCGGtgaaatagcctagtggttaacgcaccgacatatggtgcagtagcgcatcagggcgtcccgagtttgaatcccggctcgaggacatttccctaccctacccccgtctctctctctctctccaactttgcttcctgtctcaatactgtcctatctaattaaggccaaaaataaatcttttaaaaaaaaaagtttgatcaactggatgagcctgtccgactgtcagggAATGttaaatgaaaacgtcccttacctcaaaactttaTATAAGaataagaaaacacactgtacactcGGAAGTGTAGCATACATTCATAACGTTTTTTgcgcagtgacgctactttgagtgagtccgatttactataaaCTAAACGGCAACTGCTTTttacgaaagacagagttaagatgccgttcttttatcccacgtggatgccaTGACGATAAACAACAGACCAAGTCCTTAAATATGgtaagaattaatgaatgacagcttctaaaattgtctgagaggcatcccttTTTTGCCCAGTAGCcccaccttgtgttttatttgctaatttaagctattttttaaagataaatataatgtataaaactatacattatttatttaacttcatACTACCTATAGGCCTatatctgataagctttttatattaatggacaatgcacagatattgatgtttcaaaatgttttacactacattatttacaTCTACCAATCTTAGTTtaaaatgtttgcaatgtttacattgctctacttacattaaatctaaatcccaaatatcagaaatgacaacagattgttaagatttaattaatatcagttttaatgttattgattaatgcacttacttgacagatttcattcattttcctggaaccgccacttacttgacagatgaatctatttttaatttcaggtggtttgtgtatgtgttttatgtttggtaaaataatttctaattgcatctgtagtgattttcaactaaatacactgtcttgtcccagtaggtggatttagaggtttttgcataaaaagcacaagtggatttagctggttttaatgcaaaataaaatataccttgttaaaaaccaaagaattgtctaaagtgacatttctgaaaaaaagttaatttatttactaaataaaatgaaacttctgaacctaatcagaggagcctgatagaaaatgctcatttacaagaaaagaggtctgatggatttagagggttttgcatctgaactctttatataatacatacatgaatacatataaatgttcatatgtttaaaaaaaaaaatctaaataataccaaggatttaagatgctgatgaccgttaaatgtgtcattacagtcttgtgaaaagggtccattgtaaAGATGGAAAAGGCAaagatattttttcaaataacttTGACTTTATTCGATCGTACACCTAGGATAAAATGCCTTGAGGGAAAGTAAATCATAGGCTAATAAcgtttttattaacaaatttaaatacaCTTTAAAGGGTCTTTTTATGCATGTTTCCCCTGCTTTAGTGCGTCATATGAAAACTGCATCATGCAGTCagcagaagtaaaaaaaaaaaaatacagggtgTAAAATTACATCACATTTCCGTAACTTTAAGTTCGCCACTATAGTTTGCAAAAATGCAGTAAAGAAAACTAGTAAGTAGATGTTTACCTCTTTGGTGGTTGGTTTTAATGTCTTCAATAGAGTACCATTTCAACAGTTCAACCATTCAACCATTCAACAGCAACAACCATTTCAAAACACAGAGGTCTATAAAGATCACATTAGTCCATTAGATTAAATtgacttttaataaaaaatactttagcaAAAATTGCATTGTGTTTGGATCCAGAACTGCTCCTCATTCCATGTTCTTTGAGAATATAAATCAATCACAGGTAAAACATTCTCACAAAACGATTTCTGAATGTAATTTGCATTGTCGATTGCATGAGAGCTAGATTATGGTTGAAGCACTTAATGCTAGCAAACTGTGCTAGTACTATACCACAGCCACAGCCATattaccctgcagcccaagactggttactcactgaagctaagcagggctgagcctggtcagtacctggatgggagaccacatgggaaaactaggttgctgctggaagtggtgttagtgtggCCAGCAGGGGGCTGGCCTGTAGTCtgagtgagtcctaatgcccgAGTAAAAGTGATAAGGGATACTACACTGTACTACactctttcagatgagacgttaaaccgaggtcctgactgtctgtggtcattaaaaatcccatggcacttctcgtaaagagtaggggtgtaactctGGTGCCCTTGCCAAATTCCCTCTCTGCCCTTAattatcatggcctcccaatcatccccatccacttaatgtcctgtggctgccatcacatcatccaagtggatgctgcacactggtggcggTGTGGAGAGACTGCCCTcatgaagcactttgggtgtatggccacacaccatacatgcactatataaatacacattacattacattgcataTACAGCTTCACTCCATTACCATAATCATGGATATTTAAAATCATGAAATTGCTCTTCATTACAATATCTGACTCTGGATTTGCCCTGCTTGCAGTGCTCTGCATCCTGTGATAAATAACTGCTGTCATCTATTAAAAACCAGcacaaacatatattttaatacagAAGTCTGTGTACCACCAGCTTTCCAGGAGCAGTAGTAATGTGATGTTAATTTTTCCTGGCAATATTACAACAAAATAAGCCTAATTTACATGGAAAAGAAGGATTGTGCtggaaaaaaatgataataatttattttaatgctcTGCAATAAGTGCATTTAGCTCTGAAGATGATGTAGATGTATGTGCTGTTCTGGATTCACTGTGGTTAtttgttttacagtattatttcAAACATTATAGACAGTTTTATGTCATGTCACAACTCCTGCACTTCCATAATGAACCACTAGAGGGTTTAGAGCTCTACTGTGAATAATGAGTGTGTGGCTTTGTGTATTCCTGCAGAAAGAAGCTGAGCGTCCAGCTGAAGCTCAGTACAGACTACCCAGACTGCCCAGACACCACCCTCTGATGAAGGACAGCATCAGTGATGAAGGTCAGCGTGTGTGGCTGTGTTTAATACTGATTAAGATTAAAAATAACtcataaaactatttttttcagtTCAACCTCGAATATAGTCTGAAAACTTgaagaattaaaaatgtatacCTGAAATAAATGTAGATTTTCAAAAAGTCTGAATCTTAAACGTGTTGAAAGTTGAAAGTAAAATGAAAACTACaaacataacattaaaaaaagactaatattaaaaacatttaaattcatctaaaattttaaatataattaaataaatggtaatacaataaaaacataattaaataaatgataatacaaCTAAAATCATGGTGCTACGTGAGCCTTCTGTCATACTGAAGTGACTCTTTCTGGCATATTGAACAAATATTTACACTTAACTCATACACACTAATAAATATGGataaattttataatatatatatatatatatatatatatatatatatatatatatatatatatatatatatagtttataaaataaatataggataaaatattaatgatatccagaaataatctaatattttctgaaatttagtttttctgatatatatatatatatatatatatatatatatatatatatatatatatatatatatatatatatatatatatatatatattgcgattgtaaatacaatttcactataTAACAGTAATATctccatttggaaagaatttagatCAATTggcatgattctgtaggggagtgcatctgcataaaatacagtaataaaaatcAAATCTACAAGCTCaagtaaagaaagaaaaacacacagaTGAAATAAACACTTAGTATTCagtaactgaataatcaaatgttaaataatactGCGCAGTCCTCAGTGTATAAATAGTTctataaaattaattgttattaaggaTACAAATtttacaatttcttatacctgaatgcttttatcttcatcatacagtcacaggctttaaaaacatgcaaatgagaaACTACAATCCAGACTCCCATATtgagaatgatcacattgcgatgtCTGAAACTATACATTGTGCAGCCTAATACACTCACtgaacactttattaggtacacctgtccaactgctcattaacgcagatttctaatcggccaatcacatggcagcaactcaagacgatggtcaagacaatctgctgcagtttaaactgagcatcagaatggggaagaaaggtgatttaagtgactttaaacatggttattggtgccagacgggctggtctgagaatttcagaaagtactgatctactgggattttcacgcacaaccatctctagggtttacagagaatggttcgagaaaaaaaaagggaaaatagcGAGCtgcagttttgtgggcgcaaatgcattgctgatgccagaggtcagaggagaatggccagactggttccagttgatagaaaggcaacagtaactcaaataaccacttgttacaaccgaggtctgcagaagagcaactctgaacacacaacacgtccaaccttgaagcagatgggctacagcagcagaagaccacaccaggtgccactcctgtcagctaagaacaggaaactgaggctacaattcacacaggctcaccaaaattggacaatagaagattggagaaaagttgcctggtctgatgagtctccatttctcctgcaacatttggatggtagggtcaaaatttggcatcctgccatgtatcaacggttcaggctggtggtggtggtgtaatgatgaaGTAATCACCACTGTGGTTTAAAGCAGAATTTGTTGCACACCACTGAACATCCTTTTCATCTGAAATACCTCAGAAAGATGTCATTTCTGTGCACTAACACCACTAAATTCAAGAACAAAATCCCTCTTCACTAAATTCAGGCTACTGGTTGAGTTATGCTTGTGCCTCAACAGCAATATTGAAAAGTTCATTATAAGTGAAAAATACAAGTCACTGTGGGCTTTTCAAATAGTCACCATGGAAGTGTTTTAACAAGGGATAAAGTTACTAATGTACATTAAGTCTTGTATCATTAAATGATGTTCtgtaaatgtgcagagctgcaggaTCAGGCGGCATCAGAGGAGGACGGGCTGGACGGAGAAGCCTGGGCTCGACCTCTGACCCAGCTGTGGCAGAACAGACCATACAATCCAGATCGAGAGAGAGAGTACAACCGAGAGATGGGTCTGCGGCCTCCATACTGCTCCATCTGCATGCTCTTCCAGGCACATCACAGGGTACAGACGCTTTCACAGATCTTACACTACATTTACACCACCGGTCAAGAGTTTGGGATATGttcgaatttttttttaaagtttgtggAAAATAAGAacgtacaatgtttattttgctagcacacattgatATTCTTAAGGTGAACAGTTAATCAGTGCAAGTTAGTCCACtgatttcttttgtgttttgttaatGTTCAATCAAAGTCTTTTCATTTGCTTCcgcatttggagtggtggtccttctgttgacgtcaacttGAGGACTTACTATGTCAGGGCTAGAAAATGCAGCCATTATCGTATGTATGCAACCTCAAAATATacttgggagcatttgtgcgagtgcatgaTATTGTTGACTGGTTTTTACCGCAAAATGTtttaggagacattcacacagaatgcatctttgcacctcaAACGCAGCTCTCAGGAAAAGTTTTCATGTCAACTTGctacagtaaacaaagcctgcagTGCTTGCCCTGCTttaaagctcttctgattggcccacagCTCTAGAAAAATATTTTTCTTCCCCCTCCTGTATTGTTTTTCGCCACCACATATTTTTAGTGGCTTCATAAAATTTTGCCGTGAAGCAATTTATGCCTCATAATCTTTTTAATGCACCATGTTTGCActcagtgaagtttatttataaacttatttctagaggatcacgtgcttatgattgttctcagctcatgattgattctcctatcagatgattcctaactcactataaatatccAGAGTTCTTCTTAtttcaatatcttcgtcttgaaggaCCCCCTACCCATCCCTGTTCCCCCACCTTTCCAGATGGCCGACACGGAGGCCCGgtaattagcactgttgcctcacagcaagaatgtctctgcttaaagtccctactaaagcagatgacatttctgtgtggagtttgcttgttctccccgtgctcgcatgggttttccctgggatctccagtttcctcccactgtccaaaaacacaCAACCTAAGTGAATTGAACACACAAAATTGATACCATAGTCAAGCTCTTACCTCTCCTCAGTCATCCATATCTGTCATTTAGctaaaaataagcaggggggagTTCATCGATATC
Above is a window of Danio aesculapii chromosome 6, fDanAes4.1, whole genome shotgun sequence DNA encoding:
- the kdm4aa gene encoding lysine-specific demethylase 4A isoform X2, with amino-acid sequence MASDSVSQSSQSPAIRIMTFYPTKEEFKDFNRYIAYMESQGAHRAGMARVVPPKDWKPRRTYDDIDDLVIPTPIQQVVTGQSGLFTQYNIQKKPMTVREFRKTANTDKFSNPRYADFEELERKFWKNLTFNPPLYGADVNGTLYDPDVTEWNIGRLNTILDMVERESGITIKGVNTPYLYFGMWKSTFAWHTEDMDLYSINYLHFGEPKSWYAVPPEHGKRLERLAKGFFPGSAQSCEAFLRHKMTLISPSILRKYGIPFEKVTQEAGQFIVTFPYGYHAGFNHGFNCAESTNFATQRWIDYGKLATLCSCRKDMVKISMDVFVHKFQPERYKLWKAGKDNVPIDHSKPTPEVAEIQKENEKGEISNSSRAETLEEGGEAEAGDQQKANTDDREEDKAEVVSEKVVKRESDAGEEKADAEVEKTVKDEEPSSTSEQISSSPKQNVGQKRLRSSTDNEAKDDNQVKVEVEEVEKKKAKLSQNETDNNKEQSVSADPVDEKSEETMETDTPPPQQQEHQECMEAELSASDPTSSSDITTQQREEEPSDVTSSTQSTNSVTLGGDVASQPEDVTQSCDVQIKPEDITPTDRTDAQPSDVTSHLCSSDITATDMTSLVSVSSSYSSKHSVSSAYTCDGTTKPSDSINLSPCVPSINVAHISDVQPEPSDIIVSLKQNFSASSTYTCDIQSDLSNITVDPEHKPSINSTHIINVQSETSNITISSEHKPSTSSTPMSDVQSETSSKYEPGNNNVCDVKHSDITVSPVNKPGINSAHTSDIQPEPSECESSTNSDHICDVQSEVNDITINSKDEPSINFALSFNVQPEPSDNTISLTHKPDISSTSASNVQSGPGNITDSHIYDPDFNSTHTCDVQSEANNSPKHKLPINSAQIYEVQSAPIDISICSKQETSINSTQIYYTQSEPSDISICSKQETSINSTQIYYTQSEPSDISICSKQETSINFTQIDDAQSEPSDISSSNKQETSINSTQIYYTQSEPSDISICSKQETSINSTQIDDAQSEPSDISICSKQETSINSTQIDDAQSEPSDISINSKQETSINSAQIDDVQSEPCNISISSKQETSINSAQIDDVQSEPCDISISNKQETSMDSAQIDDVQSETSDISINSKQETSINSTQIDDVQSEPCNISISSNQETSINSALIYDAQLEPSDISISSKQETSINSAQMFDVQSEPCNIFISSNQEISINSTQIDDVQSDPSDISIGSKQLTSINSAQIDDVQSKPSDISISSKNKPSINSTQIDDAQSEPCDISISNKQETSINSTQIDDVQSEPCDISISNKQETSINSTQIDDVQSEPCDISISSKQEPSINSAQIDDIQSEPCNISISFEHKPSINSAQISNVQSEPSDFSISSRHKPSIDSTQMYDVQSAPSGLTISYKQKTSINSAQMYEVQSEPSDFSVSSKHKPSIDSIHMYDDVQMKSSNFMVRRTPEPTYKIIPEPSSSVSVNVSESGLSSVLASVSQGSVQHIFQRTLSPAEVLHVHSYAKGDYSDIEPRIQHERDSDSDSESQEDNKKEAERPAEAQYRLPRLPRHHPLMKDSISDEELQDQAASEEDGLDGEAWARPLTQLWQNRPYNPDREREYNREMGLRPPYCSICMLFQAHHRSEGAESEPAVVLRGGQMRTKPLIPERCFTITTEESADVQPSTAHLEEDGTSLLISCSLCSVRVHTSCYGVASGRVSKDWKCARCKANAFAESCCLCSLRGGALHRANNGKWVHVLCAVAVQEARFVNITERSPVDLSGIPLQRFKLKCYYCKRRMKKTLGCCVQCSHGRCPTSYHPTCAQAAGVIMHPDDWPFVVYVTCCRHKGPVQSERNKSAMRELSVGQRVICKHKNGRYYQCEVIQLTKETFYEVNFDDGSFSDNLFPEDIVNRDCAQLGPPPQGEVVQVRWTDGLVYGAKFVAAHVIQMYQVEFEDGSQLTAKRDDVYTLDEELPKRVKSRLSKASDMRFDGMFGEKKVQESKRQRVINSRYRGDYIEPVIYRAIME